In Apis cerana isolate GH-2021 linkage group LG3, AcerK_1.0, whole genome shotgun sequence, the sequence CGATCAGAGCGCgttgtatttaaatacatgCGCCGCTCGATGCCTCTATTAGAGGACACGCGAGCGCCTTTAACGTTTGCCGGAAGCTGGGATCGACGCGAACCCATCCTCTCTAATAACTATAATCGCGTCCAACACGTATTCTCGTCGTGTGTATATCTGTGTTGCGCTCGATCGCCATTCTGCGATCTTGTTATTCGTGTTGGGAGCTACATCCGCATTGTTTCCTCCCGTGTTCGCAGTGTAAGACGATTATGGTCGGATCCGAAATGACAGCGGCAGCTTGCGTCAATTTGGCCACGCGCCTGTTGGATCTTCAAGGACCTTTTCAATTGTGGGCCAGAACGTCCGCGGACGAAGCGCCCTATCCCTTAATAGGGCACGAGAGGCCTTTTGCGGTGAAACTGTCGAACCTACGGCACACCCTGTCCGCCGAAGAGGGTTTCGATCTGGAACATTGCAACAAAAGTGGTCACGACACGTGCCACTTTATATTAAGGCCGGTACCAAAATCGCCCgtgaagaagaataaatcgaAGATCACTGGATTGCTCAGGAGATCCCTTTCGTTGAATCCGAGTTTATTCGGTGTCAATCTGTCCAGACTCGACGAGAACGGATTACCTAAACCTGTGCTGGTCATGCTTCAACAACTGTTCGCAAAGGGGCCATTTACGCAGGGAATCTTTAGAAAATCGGCCAACGTGAGAATCGTACGAGAGCTACGAGATCAAATCGAGTCCACGGGCGATCCAAGCTGTTTGGAGGATGCTCCTATCATAGCGGTGGCAGCTTTGCTCAAAGACTTTTTGAGATCTTTACCGGATCCTTTGCTAACTTCCCACCTGTTTCCTCTCTGGATGGAAAGTTTGGAAACGATAAATCCCGTTCAAACTATTAAGAAGTGAGTAACCGAAtggatatatttgtttaacttgtttaaatttttcgtgatATTTAACGAAAGTGATTTTTCAGTATTCTAGATAGATTACCCAAAGCGAATTATACCTTGCTGTCGCATTTAATCTGCGTTTTACACCACGTGGCACGGCGGTCGAAGCACAATCTTATGTGCGCCAGTAATCTGGGCGTGTGTTGTGGACCTAGTTTACTCTGGTCTCCGAATCCATCCGTGAATCAAAGTAGAGCGATACCCACGCTGACAGAAATGTTGATTCGTCATTGCGAGGTTCTGTTCGGCGAAGGTGTCACACAGCTTTTCGGGGAAGAACGCAGCGACAGTGGAGCCGAAGAAAGCACCGATAGCCTTCACTGTGAGCACATTactttatcttatttcttCCCCTTCTTCTTTATTACCCCTTTCCTTTTACTTTTCCTTTTACTAAAAGTCCAAGATGGAacgtgtaatatatttttcgttatcgTTCAATACGTGAACGAGTGTATAGATAATCCACTGAGGAATTTCTTTCGTTGCAGCAGGTGGGCTTTCTCTGGACAGCCTGGACCTGACGGAACCCCCACGCAAGGACCATATGTCTCTTTCTCGAGACTCCGGTCTGACCTTGTCAGATTGTCAACTCTTCATCCCAGAGTCTCCTGTCGGCTCCGAGGATTCCGCCGTGAATGCCTCGTCATCCAGCTTCGACAAGTCTCTCACCAAGGAGGACAAGTCCACCAACAAATCGTATATCCGTGTTTACGGTGGATGGGAGGAGAGAATAAACGGTTACACGGCGAATAATCATCATCCGAATGCCGTGGAACATAATTTCAGAGAGGAGAAAAACAGCATCGGTTACCCTAATCCGAATTTCCAAAGACAAGATTGGTTAAGGGCACAACTGAAGAGGACACCAAGGACCAAATTGGACGAACATGATCATCGCAAAGACAGGTTCGACGAGAAGGATATCTACGGAAGGGAATATCTCAGACAAGATTCCATGAAGGAGAACGTAGAGAATTGCAAGGACATTTACAGGAACTCCCAGCTGGACATTACGCGGGATCTTAGGTCTGAATACGAAAGAGCAACGCAGCAGGATATTTGTACGGAACGGGTCTCGATTCACAATTCGGAACAGGATCTGTCGGGGGATACGACGTTGACTAGTGACAGATACGAATTCAAGAAGGAACGTTTCAACGAGTTCAAAAAGGTCAAGTCGGAAATGTATGTTAATCGCGAATCACCCGTCTCGCAGAACGGTAGCTACCATTCGGGTAGCGATCTTTACGAGTTTAAGAAAGTGAAGAGCGAGATATACGTGAATAAGGAGACGACACGTACGGAAAGATACGAATCTGAAAGTAGTATCTACGGAAACAGGGATAGAACGAGCGAGATATATGGCTCGAGAGAGAGGAACGATTTGTACTCTTTCAAGCAGGCCGAGGCAATCGATTTGTACGGTGACGAAGACGACGAAGAAGAGAGAACGTGGCCAGATACACCACCGCCGCTTCCACCGAGATTGAGGCATCTGCCGCCAGTGCACATGAATCTGGAAGACAGGCACAAAGTGGCCGGAAGGTCAAGGTCTTTGCCACCGCCGCCTCCTTATCGTCCGCCTCCTCAACCTCGTGCCTCGGTTACTACCAGACATCTAGGATACGGAAGATCCGTAGTTGACGACGAGagttatgtttaaaaaaaaacgaggagCTATAGAATTGTGGTCGCTTGTATATTGTATGTGTGTGGTATCGTGTGCATGTGTGCGCTGTGTATATGTAAATGTCGGCACCTCGAGAATCAAAGAAGCAAAAAGTCGCAAGTCGAGATCATGGATACATGGCTCGTGTATATGTGGTCTCATTACGGCTGAAACTAGTCCAAACTGGAACATATGTATGATATCGGGAACAATAGcgatgtacatataatatcttattgcATGGAACGAAGAAGTACATTATAACATCGCTTGATTGTtcatttcgttaaaatatgtaaatctaCGATAGATTATGTTAGAAATATAAGTTGTATAAGCACATTGTGTAAGTCACAAAACGCTATCGGTTGTTCGCGATTTTTAGCGATAGGACTTAACTGTTATACAGTGATTCAGGGTGCTTCCTTAACGaatcttaattaatacattttctttctttttttttttttctctctctattaGACATTCATATAGAAACGTTTATTGTTAAATGTAAGCTTTAGCGGACAAGACTTGCGtcgaaatgatattattcgtaatttcttttcttacgcgaagaatttttgtaaaaaacaagaataaaggagaatgagatatatatatatatatacatatatacatatgtatatataaaatgtaaaatacacATACTATGCGagcagagagaaaaaaatatttccatagaTATTCGAATGCAAACTGCTTTCAGACATCAATATCTGTGGAACGAATCgcgataataaaatgtaaattttattgcagTCGAATCAAGAAAGGTGGAGTGAGGTTTGTTTCCATTCGTTGTTTTaacattatctttttaaatacttttaaccAAACGCACATCTCTTTATCGAAATGTCTTGCAATTTCGAGATTGTTTCATGTTTGCTAATACGTTCCGCGCAATAAGAAAACAGCATTGACTCCATCatatcgtttcctttttcattcTATGTACATTTGTGTTCCTCGCTTCCTTTTTGTCTTTTAACCGGAAGTTCATTCACTgcggaataaaaattacaattgaataattcatactcctctcccccttctctctttttctctctctgttattaataattatcacattttgttttatattttttaaacttagaaCATATAAATTGTAGAACATATAATTGTGCTTCGTATGAGAATACAAGCGATTATCTTAAAACTATAAGATACACGCGAAAGTTCAATGGCACTGTTCAAATATGATCCAAATCTTTCGCTCTtctgtatatattaatgtaaactataatcttttatatcgtTAAACGTATATGATAAACTGTATGCAATGCCCGTAAAGTACGTATACTTATCTAAATTATACGACATATtatgaaaagtaaatatatttcatattttatacaattgcgTGTGTTCggtaatattcatttcttgcGTCCTTCGAGAATTTCCTATAGGAGCATCTACATGtagaatttcaataatcattCTTGGCGAAATCCATGGCGAACGATCGTGTTTTTTACTTCCGTACGAGATATCACCTGAATATGCGTTTCCTGTTCTGAtcaattctttcaaataaatggGGTTATATCCGTTAACAGCATTCATCGTAAAATGCGTGCATCATGTTTATGGACTATGAGGAATTTGCTAGCCTTCAATTAGACAAGCCTATACCTGATGTAAGAGTAAGTAACATTGTGCacattattcatattcatttcattcaaagTAGAACATTTCTAAAACGATCGATTTACAATTCCTTCTCTAGAATGAAGAGCAATTAAAGAAACACACTTTAGATCCTGGTTTGGAAAAAAAACCTATAGAAAGAGCACTTCATCTTTTGACGTAAGTGAATGAaggttatatgtatatttgttgATGATAAATCTGAGACAATAATGATTTACTTTCTttgaaagtgaaaataattttgtcttATTAATACTCACAGAATTGGCATATGGCTTTGGgcttgatttaattataataattttgcgtATAGTGATTCgagatataatattgtatagaatcttgaattaaatcatataatccTGTGTGATTATCGTATTAAGGCTaagtaattctataaaatctaaaaaaaatagtgattATAGTAAtacacaaattaattttattacattaattacacATGtccatattattattcaattaaattttaacaaataaataaaaaaaagattagtgTATTCGATGAAAGATTACAAATTTACGAACTCTTAAAAAAAAGTCTCCATTGCGGTAGATTTTCGTGTCACGGAGTTGCGTAATAGGCTATAAAGAATACTGCGATCCAagcaatattctttttcagaaatatgcAAATGATATATCTTAAAACGATATGCATCATCATTGAAGAGAATCGTGACATGATTACATCGGTTTGTCGATTACACAACGTTGACTACTGATCAACGCATCGCTCTATTGTATTACGCGCGACATAGCATTACGTGTTTTCATCGGTACGTAGGCTGTGTTCGGACTGTTCCGGTTAAACTCGGAAATACTCGACGTCTCGTACGACAAGTCACATATAATCGATACCTTGGAGTAGGACTAGTAGGAGCCCAGTTTAGTTGTCATCTACGTTCCGTTGTGTTGTTTTTCTTGCGTCAAGTGCGTCATGAGAGTGTGTACGCGTGTAACAtccatgtaaaaaaaaaattaatctcgtcTTCGCTCCTTTATTGTGTTTTCGTCGAATAAGATGCACTTTGAAAATGTTGCAAGAGGAAGCTCTGTACAAGAGCACATCTCCTCGGTAAGCAATTGGATAGAGAATGATTTTTTAGTTAGTAAATCTAGTTCGTTATTGTTCGATATATTATCCGTTTTTTCATCCTTTCGGCTGTTTCTCTTTCGTATGAACTCATGCacgatttctaaaaatatcacaGCGTCGTTCAAGAAGTATACTATCCTGTCGTTTAAGCGTTGCTAATTATAGTCCTTTAAAGACACTCGTAAGAAATGACATTCTATTGTAACTCGTAAGCAATTAGCTAAGACCTtgtttggaataaaatttcaaagtgtaggttattcaaaaatttgatattatatattattgatctttttttttatacaataacattataataataaatattttaataataaatattataataatgacaatttacgaaagatgaaaattgtaagaatGCAACAATGCATTCATTATGTATACTATAGCAGTGAAAACATTGTCACATGCTTCAAAAGGATATGTTATGTAAAGATTTTTGTCCTTGAAAGTTGCatacatttaaagaaaataattggcTGATGATCATTgatgatcatttttataaaaatttattataaattattataaaaaatttcattcttcataaataatttttttaaatttaaaatttaataaaattttttctctgtataataaatattatatgaataatgaatatttatttgaaataatagaaaatttagaatataaataatagaaattattgtttttataatttatcttcattAATGTAACCATTGCTTTGTTTTGTTTGTTGctgttatatgtataattatttcaggAAAGGcgatgaaattcaaaaacttaattttatacaaacatTACCAAACCTGTTAGCTACAGAAACAGAATCATGTATATCACGTGTAATACCAAAACTGCAGCAGTCATTAGCTACTGCATCTACGGAATTTCATATTGCAGCTTCAACTACATTCAAAACAATTTTAGAACAGAAACTTGTCAATCATAATGTTTTTAGTCGAACATTCCTTCAAAGTATCTTAGATTCACTTGAAAAGCGTGATCCAGgtaaagaaattgtttttgtttATCCATTAGATTTGTTAGTTAAACAGTTTCATGCATttggtattattttatataattaaatatgtatatatgtacatttaaaGTTATCTGTCATGCATGGCTGGAGACCTTACTGGATGTGATAGAGTTACTGCCGATAGAAACCATAAGAAAGCAGGTTTGTATAGATGATCTTAGAAATTgatattcagaaaatattgtCATTTAGAAGGGCAAAtgcataatcatttttatagcatgtatgcaattttataatatgattatagtactttggtaaaaaataaaattgatttatttttattttatttggcaTTAGATTAAGCAAGTATTAAAATTCActtgttacaaaaaaaaatactatatatttatatcatcaatgatataattatatttcttaaaatttgaacattattgaaatttaatgtaatatcatATGAatgataatagtaataaaattatacagatACTTCCATTGAGTCTAAGCAAAGGGCAATTATCACAGCCTATCTATTCAAGGATAATATGCAGCAAGATATTAGGAAAGATTTGTACAAGATTTGAATCTGGTCTGTGAGTATGTTTCATCTTATCAAattctgtaatatttttattattaatcaatttatatcaacaacaatatttctaaatgaaagattaaatgtattgaaatttagtagtaaacaaaattattcaaagaaattcgtttcaataaagtcattaaataagtatacgtattaaaattgttgtcAGGATACAGAAGGAAGTTCTACCAATGGTACATTCCCTCTGTCAGGATGTAAATAGTGAAGTACGAGCTAATATCTGCTTGCAGCTACGTTTCGTTGCTGAAGGCCTTAGCGCTGATACTCTAAAAACCTCTTTGCTACCATCTCTCGTAGAATTAGCAAGTGATGAAGAAAGCAATGTAAGATGCGCCGCTGTAGAAACGATAGCGTATTTGCTACCTTATTTTCAAGAAGGTATGCTTAATGACTAGTTATGCATCATAAGCATTTCAAGTTttctataataacatattttaatttttaaattaaaattcatatattttatcaagataaaaatatgataacaattatttacagACACAATAAAAACTATCATAGTGCcacttgttaaaaaattatgtgaaaCTTCACAGTCTATATATCACGACAATAgcgtaatatgtataatttcccaagaatttggaaaaattgtacTTGGCCTAGAaagtaagattttttaataattgaaattttgtttttatagtcACAATATGTTCGTAttctattgatattttagaatGTTTATTACCCGCGGAGAAAACatggtttttaaaatattatcagcaACTTGCACAAATGGGCATTGTTATAATGAGGAAAGAATCCAAGCATCATGTTCCATTTGTaagtataaaaacataaaacataaaattgaatatattttataatatatattttacattcaaaATACGAATCTAGATGGATATCGATCTTGACGAAGACGAGAAATACGTAGAATGCAGAAGATGTTGCGCATTTAATCTTCCagcaatgtttatttttgtatcgaaTTCTCCAGATGATACAGATTCATTGCTTCTTACATTCACTGCATTGGCAAacgatcattattatttggtTCGGAGAACTGTAGCGTGTGGAATTCATGAAGTAAGAATTtatgatttacaatttaaaaattgataacataaaattttctattgaaaatctattatatataggtAGCCAAAGTATTGGGTCCAAAAAGTGGACGGATAAAAAcagatctaataaaattattaaaagataattctgAAGAAGTTTTACAAGGTATAGTTCCTCATATAGCATTAATTCTTGAATGTTTGGTTGAAAGTCACGTTATCGGCATAGATAAAATGGTTTGTAtgctttttttataacaattatatgaaatatatttattttatttatataattccattGTTTGTGAAATATAGGATTCCATTGTTATGGAAATAGGTAGAGCTTTATTGAAATGTGAATCGGAAATAGCAGGTACACATAATTGGAGATTAGTATCTTTAATACATTCACAGTTTGAAGTATTGcctaaatattttccaagtgattttatatattcatattttgtgCCAATGgcttttttcagaatattacATGCTGtaagttttgaatataaattcgtttatatatttcgttttttgcaataatatacaataatcaaatttttttatctttaattttcagagGGCAATACCTATTCGTCTCTCATCGGGAAatctatatcttatatttttacgttATAACATAAAACCTGCGCAAAGAGTAGAACTTCGTACTAAATTATGTTCAGAATTGGCCAATAATACGAATTCTTACTCGAGAATGATGTTTGTTCGTATAATGATAAAAgctttagaaattttctccTCTGCTTACTTCAAAGAACATTTTTATACTACTTTATTAAGTTTGGCTGAAGATAATATAGCTAACATAAGAATGAAAGTAGTTAATTTGATGCCTCAATTAAAAAGTCTCCTCCGAATACCGgctgataaaaaattgttaactgTATTAGAAACAACGGTGAcgcatttaataaatagcgAAAAAGATAGAGATGTATTAAATGCGTTaacaattgttataaaaaaattggacgAGACAATACTTAAATATGAAAGCCGAATggtaagtaatattatttataactcaatgtaaacatttaatacaaaacatttttatataaaaaattttgtttcagcCAAGTGGAGTACTTTCAAAACAGgaaattgaagataatagaaaatttgaagaagaaaagaaaatatcaggAATAGCAATTGGAAAAGCTCCAGCTCCGAAAAAAGGTATGTGAGAAGAAATcccaatatattattattaaaattattattaaaattattttcatttattttattttattttatttttgattaaaatatttaaaatattttaattataggcGTATGGCGACAAGCTGATTCCTCGAAAgcgtaagtatatattataatttaaatatctattcgtGTAATCAATATGAatacgtaattatattttaattatattttaaattaatttaatgttttttattctattccttTTTCAGGCCGCAAACAACCTCCAAAGGTAagtatttgttttttgttgTTATCATTCAAATACAGATTACTTTATAcaatagtaattaaaattaacaatgtttattatagataGCATAAGCTCTCCTCGTCCATCCACCGAATCATTAAAAACAAGGTacataagttatatatttatttattatccattatatatatttttataaataaaagtaactttaattataagtgTTGTACTAACATTCGAATGAACTAATATTCGAATAGAAAAGATAGACTTTTTAGAACTGACGAAAAATAAAGTTgtgaatctctctctctctatcttttaGTTTAGTTAACAATTTCAGCAGAAACCTAATACCAAATTCTGCATGCTTTGCATCTAACAGAATTCAACTAACACATCCTTGGGAAAGAATAGGGTATACCAACTCAAATATTAGTACAACCCATACTAACTTTGACAATGGATCGTGCAGTGATTATCTAATGCAAAAGACTCAGCAAAGCCGATCGAAATTATCATTGCCCTTTATATTGTGGCCGGAAACGTGTGAATGCAATTATGGGGAAGAATATACTTTTCATTCTTGTCCCTCGTCCGATTATGCAAAATCTGTTTTTTTGGCGATCATGAGGGAAAATCGGCGAAGATCGCagcaaaattttctattaactcGAGATTATGCTCGCGAATTTTCCACTAACATTGCCAGCAAGGACACTGCCACTGTAAGAACGCTTGCAGCTCACTATAACTCTTGTTGGCCTTGTAGCTCTATGCCCGAGATACCGGTAATGCTGTCGGATGACGAATTCCTTGTGGATGCTGGTATCAGGATTCCGGTGCAATTCTCTCAGAGTACTTCCAAGATACCACATTTACAAGATTCCATATTTGGTAAGAGAAGAACCTCGTTCAATCATATTCGGCCTACTGGCATGAATTTCGATAAAGGAAAGCCTAAGAGGAATTCTTCCGTTGAATACGAAGAttgtataaaaagaagaacgaaTACTGATCAATCTAACCATGCCAGAACTTCAATCGATTGCGAGGATGGATTAAGATTGGTGAAGGAAAATCAACAGCTTGGTAAGAAAGATCCGATATATGTTGGTCCATTGATAAGATCGAGATTTGGATTCGGTGTAAATCAAGATAGGACGATGGAAGACAAAATGAAAAGACGAAATTCGTTAATATTGGATAAAGACAAACCGAAGGTTGTACAATCAAAGTGTACGTTAGACAGGACTAAAAGGAATTCCGTAAATTTCGAGAAAGGAAAGcctaagagaaatttttcggCCGAGTACGAGGATGGTATAAAACGAAGAACCAATGGTACTAATCATGTGAAAGGTATACAATTACGGTCGATTGATTATGAAGATGGTTTGAGTTTAGTGAAGGAGAATCAACAGcaagataaaaaagatcatTTATATCTTGGACCTGTGATGAGATCGAGGTTTGGATATAGCGTGAATCAAGAAAGGGCAATGGACGATAAAATGAAACGACGAAACTCATTGATATTGGATAAAGACAAGCCAAAAATCGTCCAAACAAAGTGTATGCTGGACAGGACTAAACGACATTCTgcaaattttagtttaaaaatgtTGGATACAAAAGAGACTAAAACCACTTTGAAGGATCAGCATAGTTTAGAAGTGACCGACTATACACCGTCGGAACGACTAAGCAGAGCTTTAAGACGATATTCGACATTAGATGTGAATCATAATCAGGGACATAGCAAAATACCCTTAAGAAGTTTTGTACGTCGTAGTAGAACTGCACCTGCCACTAGGGCTTCCAGCCCTGTGGGCTCACAATTTAGGTACGAAGAAATCGATAAGTTGTGCCGAAAATTCGAGGAGTATCAACTCTATTAGTGTAATTACATCAAACGCATTTACGTATCAAtacaaaaggagaaaaaaaagaagataactGTATGTGCTGGTTCGCATCTAATTACAAATACGTTGTATCAGGGGGATAGAAAGATTTTGTgggatacattttatatatgtatatatattctgtgTATTTTAACCTTTTATAGAATCTTAGGTTTTTCGAATTCAgcattttctttgaaataatgaGGCATTTGAAAACTATTATGAGGTTGTTCCGATTTACGATTTCGTACAACCTTGTATATTTCTCATCTCTTATTAGCTAGcttaacgatatatttttctattcgtaTATGATTGGCAGAAGTTAAAGAGGagataaatctataatattttatttattaccagTAGtctattttagatatttttttttattttatcatattctcgcattatattgaaaaaaagtttatatttcgataaatcgaCTAGGAAAGTTTATCGGGTATTTTagcgtttttaataaaaagatacgcATGCTTATGTTGGAAGACTGTTTATTAGACGATGCTGTATCGAAATTcgtaaaagtaaaagaataagACTATTTTgcactttaattttatagctGCATATCTAATACGTATACtctataaaagtttattcactgattgaataatatattctaataaattattattaattatatttagggAAGTACACACGATAGATaacgagataataaaaaatagaatttaattatcttaatagcCAATTTTAGGTCTAGTCTCGAATAGTTATAAAAAGCAGGGCTAGTTTTAATATctgtaaaatgatttttaaatgttcgATACGAGTTTTTGtatcttactttttttttcttttttctttttttcttttaaccaaTTCAGTTGTAACGTGCCAGTAAAGgctgataatttttaataggatttttcgccattgttttttataacttgttttttaatttagcttgaatttacaaaaaaatcagTCTAATGTCGTATAGACGCGTATAATAGCGAACGATtacaatgattatatattaattttattattat encodes:
- the LOC107998095 gene encoding serine/threonine-protein phosphatase 4 regulatory subunit 4 isoform X4 gives rise to the protein MLQEEALYKSTSPRKGDEIQKLNFIQTLPNLLATETESCISRVIPKLQQSLATASTEFHIAASTTFKTILEQKLVNHNVFSRTFLQSILDSLEKRDPVICHAWLETLLDVIELLPIETIRKQILPLSLSKGQLSQPIYSRIICSKILGKICTRFESGLIQKEVLPMVHSLCQDVNSEVRANICLQLRFVAEGLSADTLKTSLLPSLVELASDEESNVRCAAVETIAYLLPYFQEDTIKTIIVPLVKKLCETSQSIYHDNSVICIISQEFGKIVLGLEKCLLPAEKTWFLKYYQQLAQMGIVIMRKESKHHVPFMDIDLDEDEKYVECRRCCAFNLPAMFIFVSNSPDDTDSLLLTFTALANDHYYLVRRTVACGIHEVAKVLGPKSGRIKTDLIKLLKDNSEEVLQGIVPHIALILECLVESHVIGIDKMDSIVMEIGRALLKCESEIAGTHNWRLVSLIHSQFEVLPKYFPSDFIYSYFVPMAFFRILHARAIPIRLSSGNLYLIFLRYNIKPAQRVELRTKLCSELANNTNSYSRMMFVRIMIKALEIFSSAYFKEHFYTTLLSLAEDNIANIRMKVVNLMPQLKSLLRIPADKKLLTVLETTVTHLINSEKDRDVLNALTIVIKKLDETILKYESRMPSGVLSKQEIEDNRKFEEEKKISGIAIGKAPAPKKGVWRQADSSKAPQTTSKDSISSPRPSTESLKTSSMPEIPVMLSDDEFLVDAGIRIPVQFSQSTSKIPHLQDSIFGKRRTSFNHIRPTGMNFDKGKPKRNSSVEYEDCIKRRTNTDQSNHARTSIDCEDGLRLVKENQQLGKKDPIYVGPLIRSRFGFGVNQDRTMEDKMKRRNSLILDKDKPKVVQSKCTLDRTKRNSVNFEKGKPKRNFSAEYEDGIKRRTNGTNHVKGIQLRSIDYEDGLSLVKENQQQDKKDHLYLGPVMRSRFGYSVNQERAMDDKMKRRNSLILDKDKPKIVQTKCMLDRTKRHSANFSLKMLDTKETKTTLKDQHSLEVTDYTPSERLSRALRRYSTLDVNHNQGHSKIPLRSFVRRSRTAPATRASSPVGSQFRYEEIDKLCRKFEEYQLY
- the LOC107998095 gene encoding serine/threonine-protein phosphatase 4 regulatory subunit 4 isoform X2, with the protein product MLQEEALYKSTSPRKGDEIQKLNFIQTLPNLLATETESCISRVIPKLQQSLATASTEFHIAASTTFKTILEQKLVNHNVFSRTFLQSILDSLEKRDPVICHAWLETLLDVIELLPIETIRKQILPLSLSKGQLSQPIYSRIICSKILGKICTRFESGLIQKEVLPMVHSLCQDVNSEVRANICLQLRFVAEGLSADTLKTSLLPSLVELASDEESNVRCAAVETIAYLLPYFQEECLLPAEKTWFLKYYQQLAQMGIVIMRKESKHHVPFMDIDLDEDEKYVECRRCCAFNLPAMFIFVSNSPDDTDSLLLTFTALANDHYYLVRRTVACGIHEVAKVLGPKSGRIKTDLIKLLKDNSEEVLQGIVPHIALILECLVESHVIGIDKMDSIVMEIGRALLKCESEIAGTHNWRLVSLIHSQFEVLPKYFPSDFIYSYFVPMAFFRILHARAIPIRLSSGNLYLIFLRYNIKPAQRVELRTKLCSELANNTNSYSRMMFVRIMIKALEIFSSAYFKEHFYTTLLSLAEDNIANIRMKVVNLMPQLKSLLRIPADKKLLTVLETTVTHLINSEKDRDVLNALTIVIKKLDETILKYESRMPSGVLSKQEIEDNRKFEEEKKISGIAIGKAPAPKKGVWRQADSSKAPQTTSKDSISSPRPSTESLKTRIQLTHPWERIGYTNSNISTTHTNFDNGSCSDYLMQKTQQSRSKLSLPFILWPETCECNYGEEYTFHSCPSSDYAKSVFLAIMRENRRRSQQNFLLTRDYAREFSTNIASKDTATVRTLAAHYNSCWPCSSMPEIPVMLSDDEFLVDAGIRIPVQFSQSTSKIPHLQDSIFGKRRTSFNHIRPTGMNFDKGKPKRNSSVEYEDCIKRRTNTDQSNHARTSIDCEDGLRLVKENQQLGKKDPIYVGPLIRSRFGFGVNQDRTMEDKMKRRNSLILDKDKPKVVQSKCTLDRTKRNSVNFEKGKPKRNFSAEYEDGIKRRTNGTNHVKGIQLRSIDYEDGLSLVKENQQQDKKDHLYLGPVMRSRFGYSVNQERAMDDKMKRRNSLILDKDKPKIVQTKCMLDRTKRHSANFSLKMLDTKETKTTLKDQHSLEVTDYTPSERLSRALRRYSTLDVNHNQGHSKIPLRSFVRRSRTAPATRASSPVGSQFRYEEIDKLCRKFEEYQLY